In Nitrospira sp., one genomic interval encodes:
- a CDS encoding PDZ domain-containing protein: protein MISMAMGAVGQVEAASHTNGEMTAEEAMQLGEEFGIAVGEVDEEIQKELKLQRPEGVAVFEVIGNSRADYAGIKVRSVIKEIDKKEVRNLLDFGKAIKSAMKECNFTVGTYEPADPGDPVGWGVNFHFVGCKRD from the coding sequence ATGATCAGCATGGCCATGGGAGCGGTGGGACAGGTGGAAGCTGCAAGCCATACGAATGGTGAGATGACGGCCGAGGAAGCCATGCAATTGGGGGAAGAGTTCGGAATTGCCGTGGGAGAAGTGGACGAAGAGATTCAGAAGGAGTTGAAGCTCCAGCGTCCCGAGGGGGTGGCCGTATTTGAGGTCATCGGCAATTCCCGGGCGGACTACGCCGGGATCAAGGTCCGGTCTGTGATCAAAGAGATCGATAAGAAGGAAGTCCGCAACCTGCTCGATTTCGGCAAGGCGATCAAGTCGGCCATGAAGGAATGCAACTTTACCGTGGGCACCTATGAGCCGGCCGATCCAGGTGATCCGGTCGGGTGGGGCGTCAATTTTCATTTCGTGGGCTGCAAACGCGACTGA